In Bacillota bacterium, the following are encoded in one genomic region:
- a CDS encoding LysM domain-containing protein, whose amino-acid sequence MSTPMHMPPCPPGSFAYTIRPGDTLFLLAQRFGTTVAAILALNPGINPYNLQVGQVICIPTPPGRVCPPGSFPYTIRPGDTLFLLAQRFGTTVAAILALNPGINPYNLQVGQVICIPTPPGRVCPPGSFPYTIRPGDTLFLLAQRFGTTVAAILALNPGINPYNLQVGQVICIPTPPGRVCPPGSFPYTIRPGDTLFLLAQRFGTTVAAILALNPGINPYNLQVGQVICIPGSGGMDPSQAGSEPGQEGDWSQATGSGQEGGGDGEPDGGEEG is encoded by the coding sequence ATGTCGACCCCCATGCACATGCCGCCGTGCCCACCGGGCAGCTTCGCCTACACCATCCGGCCCGGCGACACGCTCTTCCTGCTGGCGCAGCGCTTCGGCACCACCGTGGCCGCGATCCTGGCGCTCAACCCGGGCATCAACCCCTACAACCTCCAGGTCGGCCAGGTGATCTGCATCCCGACCCCGCCGGGACGCGTCTGCCCGCCGGGAAGCTTCCCGTACACGATCCGGCCGGGTGACACGCTCTTCCTGCTGGCGCAGCGCTTCGGCACCACCGTGGCCGCGATCCTGGCGCTCAACCCGGGCATCAACCCCTACAACCTCCAGGTCGGCCAGGTGATCTGCATCCCGACCCCGCCGGGACGCGTCTGCCCGCCGGGAAGCTTCCCGTACACGATCCGGCCGGGTGACACGCTCTTCCTGCTGGCGCAGCGCTTCGGCACCACCGTGGCCGCGATCCTGGCGCTCAACCCGGGCATCAACCCCTACAACCTCCAGGTCGGCCAGGTGATCTGCATCCCGACCCCGCCGGGACGCGTCTGCCCGCCGGGAAGCTTCCCGTACACGATCCGGCCGGGTGACACGCTCTTCCTGCTGGCGCAGCGCTTCGGCACCACCGTGGCCGCGATCCTGGCGCTCAACCCGGGCATCAACCCCTACAACCTCCAGGTCGGCCAGGTGATCTGCATCCCGGGTTCGGGCGGCATGGACCCCTCCCAGGCCGGTTCGGAGCCGGGCCAGGAGGGGGACTGGAGCCAGGCGACCGGCTCGGGACAGGAAGGCGGAGGAGACGGCGAACCGGACGGTGGCGAAGAAGGCTGA
- a CDS encoding phosphatase PAP2 family protein → MLVALPAGLRAPLQLVWLAGSPILTGLLALLAAGRGRGRAWRVGAGFLGVVTVEALLKALLPTPSPPLQPVTWPWLREWLGFLSPSPAHVGLALFRGTFPSGHVARITFAGWLLASGGGRRPGRGDRAAAWLAFLGALAVVATGGHWLWDALGGALLGWSLARWTGGGGGGA, encoded by the coding sequence GTGCTGGTCGCGCTGCCCGCCGGCCTTCGGGCGCCGCTCCAGCTGGTCTGGCTGGCGGGGTCGCCGATCCTGACCGGTCTCCTGGCGCTCCTGGCCGCGGGGAGGGGGCGCGGGCGCGCGTGGCGGGTGGGGGCGGGCTTCCTGGGCGTCGTGACGGTGGAGGCGCTCCTGAAGGCGCTCCTGCCCACCCCCTCCCCGCCCCTCCAGCCCGTCACCTGGCCCTGGCTCCGGGAATGGCTCGGCTTCCTCAGCCCCTCGCCCGCGCACGTCGGCCTGGCGCTCTTCCGCGGGACCTTCCCCAGCGGGCACGTCGCGCGGATCACCTTCGCCGGCTGGCTCCTCGCCTCCGGCGGCGGCCGCCGGCCGGGGCGGGGCGACCGCGCGGCGGCCTGGCTGGCCTTCCTGGGGGCCCTGGCCGTGGTGGCCACGGGCGGGCACTGGCTCTGGGACGCCCTGGGCGGGGCGCTGCTGGGCTGGTCGCTCGCCCGCTGGACGGGCGGGGGAGGCGGCGGCGCCTGA
- a CDS encoding pyridoxal-phosphate dependent enzyme, producing MTWSRHGATIAWHPRRPKGPGALSRRRESGRGRWRSIIDVDEPFTQRTGSGEPLWEPGIQDVFLARKRIAPYLAPTPLLRPPALDRRTGAEVYLKCENLQPTGAFKVRGGVNLVAAEREEGKIGPAGLAAASTGNHGQSIAYAGRLFGLPVTVFGPEGLNPLKREAIRAWGAEVREVGRDFDEAREACEAYARETGARYVHSMNEPLLVAGVATAYLEALLEVPDADFLFVPIGGGSGASGAAIVARALNPRMRVIGVQAEGAPAVYRSFRSGRLESTPEAATRAEGLATRVAFELPLRLLRRHLDDIVLVSDAAMLEAIRLLAETAHLVAEEAGAAALAAALALREEIRGRKVILPVTGGNATAGQLAEALAQE from the coding sequence GTGACCTGGTCTCGCCATGGCGCCACTATAGCCTGGCACCCCCGCCGGCCCAAGGGACCAGGAGCCCTCTCCCGGCGCCGCGAATCGGGGAGGGGGAGGTGGCGTTCCATCATCGACGTCGACGAGCCCTTCACGCAGCGGACCGGGTCGGGGGAGCCGCTCTGGGAGCCGGGGATCCAGGACGTCTTCCTGGCGAGGAAGCGGATCGCGCCCTACCTCGCGCCCACGCCGCTCCTGAGGCCTCCGGCGCTCGACCGGCGGACCGGCGCGGAGGTCTACCTGAAGTGCGAGAACCTCCAGCCCACCGGCGCCTTCAAGGTCCGCGGCGGCGTCAACCTGGTGGCGGCCGAGCGGGAGGAAGGCAAGATCGGGCCGGCGGGCCTCGCCGCCGCCTCCACCGGCAACCACGGCCAGTCCATCGCCTACGCGGGCCGTCTCTTCGGCCTGCCGGTCACCGTCTTCGGGCCCGAGGGGCTCAACCCGCTGAAGCGGGAGGCGATCCGCGCCTGGGGCGCCGAGGTGCGCGAGGTGGGGCGGGACTTCGACGAGGCGCGGGAGGCCTGCGAGGCCTACGCGCGTGAGACGGGCGCCCGCTACGTCCACTCCATGAACGAGCCGCTGCTGGTGGCGGGGGTGGCCACCGCCTACCTGGAGGCGCTGCTGGAGGTGCCGGACGCGGACTTCCTCTTCGTCCCCATCGGGGGCGGGTCGGGCGCCTCGGGCGCGGCCATCGTGGCGCGCGCGCTCAACCCGCGCATGCGCGTGATCGGCGTCCAGGCCGAAGGGGCGCCCGCGGTCTACCGCTCCTTCCGCTCGGGCCGGCTGGAGTCGACGCCGGAGGCGGCCACCCGCGCCGAGGGCCTGGCCACCCGCGTCGCCTTCGAGCTGCCGCTCCGGCTTCTCCGCCGTCACCTCGACGACATCGTGCTGGTCAGCGACGCGGCCATGCTGGAGGCGATCCGGCTCCTGGCGGAGACGGCCCACCTGGTGGCGGAGGAGGCGGGCGCGGCCGCGCTGGCGGCGGCTCTCGCGCTGCGCGAGGAGATCCGCGGGCGAAAGGTGATCCTGCCGGTCACGGGCGGAAACGCCACGGCCGGGCAGCTGGCCGAGGCGCTGGCGCAAGAGTGA
- a CDS encoding fructose-specific PTS transporter subunit EIIC, giving the protein MAKQRLVAVTACPTGIAHTYMAAEALSRAAEAAGVEIKVETEGSVGAENRLTEADVAAAQAVIIAADTGVDEARFAGKPIIRAGTGDAIHGAEKLIQEALRRAAAPASSGDARRTAEGLDYLRQVEAGKEERRRSLAQTGAYRHLLTGVSYMIPFVVAGGILIAISFAFGIHAADVKGSLPAALMQIGGQAAFALMVPILAGYIAYSIADRPGLAPGMIGGILAAQTGAGFLGGIVAGFLAGYLAAWLVRAIRLPKGLEGLKPILIVPLLSSLVVGLAMIYVVGVPVRAAMDGLTHWLRTLSTGSAVVLGLVMGAMMAFDMGGPVNKAAYTFGVALLGSGVYEPMAAVMAAGMTPPLGLALATQLFPRRFTPQEKEAGRAAWVLGISFITEGAIPFAAADPFRVIPSLMAGSALTGALSMLFHVQLRAPHGGIFVLPIPNVVTHLGLYALSIVIGTVVTALIVGLVKRPVEAAGTAEEAAPARVI; this is encoded by the coding sequence ATGGCCAAGCAGCGACTGGTGGCGGTGACGGCCTGCCCGACGGGCATCGCCCACACCTACATGGCCGCCGAGGCGCTCAGCCGCGCGGCCGAGGCCGCGGGCGTGGAGATCAAGGTCGAGACCGAGGGGAGCGTCGGCGCGGAGAACCGGTTGACCGAGGCGGACGTGGCGGCCGCCCAGGCCGTGATCATCGCCGCCGACACGGGGGTAGACGAAGCCCGCTTCGCCGGCAAGCCCATTATCCGCGCCGGAACCGGTGACGCCATCCACGGCGCCGAGAAGCTGATCCAGGAAGCGCTCCGGCGGGCGGCGGCCCCCGCTTCCTCGGGTGATGCCCGCCGGACGGCGGAAGGTCTCGACTACCTCCGGCAGGTGGAGGCGGGGAAGGAGGAGCGACGGCGGAGCCTCGCCCAGACCGGCGCCTACCGCCACCTCCTGACCGGCGTCTCCTATATGATCCCGTTCGTGGTGGCGGGCGGCATCCTGATCGCGATCTCCTTCGCCTTCGGCATCCACGCCGCCGACGTGAAAGGAAGCCTGCCCGCCGCCCTCATGCAGATCGGCGGCCAGGCCGCCTTCGCGCTGATGGTGCCGATCCTCGCCGGTTACATCGCCTACTCCATCGCCGACCGGCCGGGCCTCGCGCCAGGTATGATCGGAGGCATCCTCGCCGCGCAGACCGGGGCGGGCTTCCTGGGCGGGATCGTCGCCGGCTTCCTCGCCGGTTATCTGGCCGCTTGGCTGGTCCGTGCCATCCGCCTGCCCAAAGGCCTGGAAGGGCTGAAACCGATCCTGATCGTGCCGCTGCTCTCCTCGCTGGTGGTCGGCCTGGCCATGATCTATGTCGTCGGCGTCCCCGTCCGCGCGGCGATGGACGGGCTGACCCACTGGCTCCGCACGCTGAGCACGGGCAGCGCCGTCGTCCTCGGCCTGGTGATGGGCGCCATGATGGCCTTCGACATGGGCGGGCCGGTCAACAAGGCGGCCTACACCTTCGGCGTGGCGCTCCTGGGCTCGGGCGTCTACGAGCCGATGGCGGCGGTGATGGCGGCGGGCATGACGCCGCCGCTGGGGCTGGCGCTGGCGACGCAGCTCTTCCCCCGGCGCTTCACCCCGCAGGAGAAGGAAGCGGGACGCGCCGCCTGGGTGCTGGGCATCTCCTTCATCACCGAGGGCGCCATCCCGTTCGCGGCGGCCGACCCCTTCCGTGTCATCCCCAGCCTCATGGCCGGCTCCGCCCTGACCGGGGCGCTCAGCATGCTCTTCCACGTCCAGCTTCGTGCCCCGCATGGCGGGATCTTCGTGCTGCCGATCCCGAACGTGGTCACCCATCTGGGTCTCTACGCCCTGAGCATCGTGATCGGCACCGTGGTGACGGCGCTGATCGTCGGCCTGGTCAAGCGCCCCGTGGAAGCGGCAGGGACCGCGGAGGAGGCGGCGCCGGCCCGGGTGATCTGA